In Metopolophium dirhodum isolate CAU chromosome 7, ASM1992520v1, whole genome shotgun sequence, one genomic interval encodes:
- the LOC132949005 gene encoding embryonic polarity protein dorsal-like isoform X1: MDLNDKQSNIPDLHLSDVIDVIEEHVRTKTVQQMDGPSSNNGRRPTTSPFIKIVEQPASKALRFRYECEGRSAGSIPGVNSSTENKTYPTIQIVGYKGRAVVVVSCVTKDRPYRPHPHNLVGRDNCKKGICTIEINNESMAASFQNLGIQCVKRKDIDEALKVREEIRVDPFRTGFSHKENPTSIDLNAVRLCFQAFLGGTQKGKYSILEPIVSDPIYDKKAMSDLSICRLSDAAASVVGDKEIILLCEKVTKDDIQVRFFEENDGKCIWEDYGVFKASDVHKQVAIWFKTPKYKTTEIDNPVNVWIQLKRPSDGMCSDALPFTFTPDYSDPVMLKRKRQKLSSESELLIQLQSNPIRLIDQSSNFIDGMVDQLSISVPIKEEPETSPNPFSGLYPNSSVLQNSPSYCSKTPSPREYQFPNENSTLLYGPTTLLNTNIQLPTGIQTSGCTITKVCPTVNSHNPTSQKCSTYALPTTITTTPLPCPTDGNNESNLMEATLSCLDSSDLRTLLGDSEHVLSTNLSASLHLTENSVRGESNQEIVVQDNINMSDSFDRIADNTLKEFCEFYTKRN, from the exons ATGGATTTGAATGATAAACAATCTAATATCCCCGATCTCCATCTTAGTGATGTca ttgatgTCATTGAAGAGCACGTAAGAACTAAAACTGTGCAACAAATGGACGGTCCATCATCAAATAATGGGCGAAGACCTACAACTTCACCATTTATCAAAATCGTCGAACAGCCTGCTTCAAAAGCATTGAGGTTTAGATATGAGTGTGAAGGTAGATCAGCCGGGAGTATACCTGGAGTTAATAGTAGCACTGAAAATAAAACCTACCCTACAATTCAA ATAGTAGGTTATAAAGGCAGGGCTGTTGTTGTAGTATCATGTGTTACAAAAGATAGACCATATAGACCTCACCCTCATAACCTTGTGGGACGTGATAATTGCAAAAAAGGAATTTGTactatagaaattaataatgaatcaaTGGCGGCAAGTTTTCAGAATTTGGGAATACAATGTGTAAAAAGAAAAGATATTGACGAGGCACTCAAAGTACGAGAAGAAATAAGAGTAGATCCATTTAGaa ctgGATTTTCACATAAAGAGAACCCAACTTCAATAGACTTAAATGCAGTAAGGTTGTGTTTTCAAGCTTTTCTTGGCGGTACACAAAAAGGAAAATATAGTATTCTTGAACCAATTGTATCAGATCCAATTTATGATAAAA aagcGATGTCGGATTTATCGATATGTAGATTAAGTGATGCAGCAGCTTCGGTTGTAGGTGATAaagaaatcatattattatgtgaaaaagtaacaaaag ATGATATCCAAGTAAGATTTTTTGAGGAAAACGATGGTAAGTGCATTTGGGAAGACTATGGTGTTTTTAAAGCTTCAGATGTACATAAACAAGTGGCTATTTGGTTTAAGACTCCAAAATATAAGACAACAgag attgaCAATCCAGTTAATGTATGGATTCAGTTAAAAAGACCTTCGGATGGCATGTGTAGTGACGCTCTCCCATTTACGTTCACTCCGGATTATTCAG ATCCGGTCATGTTGAAAAGGAAAAGACAGAAATTATCTAGCGAAAGTGAACTTTTGATTCAATTACAGAGTAACCCTATTa GGCTTATAGATCAGTCATCTAATTTTATTGATGGAATGGTTGACCAATTGTCAATTTCTGTACCAATCAAAGAAGAACCAG aaaCTAGTCCTAATCCCTTTAGTGGTTTATATCCTAATTCGAGCGTTCTTCAAAATTCGCCTTCGTATTGCTCTAAAACACCTTCACCACGTGAATATCAATTCCCAAATGAAAATTCTACCTTATTGTATGGGCCGACTACATTACTGAATACCAATATTCAACTACCTACAG GAATTCAAACTAGTGGGTGCACTATTACAAAAGTGTGTCCTACAGTTAATAGTCATAATCCAACATCTCAAAAATGCTCTACTTATGCTCTACCAACTACCATAACTACAACACCTTTACCGTGCCCAACAGATGGCAATAATGAGTCTAATCTTATGGAAGCTACATTATCATGTTTAGATTCTAGTGACTTAAGAACCTTGTTGGGAGATAGTGAACATGTGTTGTCAACCAATTTGTCTGCTAGTCTACATTTAACAGAAAATAGTGTTCGTGGAGAGTCCAATCAAGAAATAGTAGTCCAAGACAATATAAATATGTCTGACAGTTTTGATAGAATTGCTGATAACACTCTTAAAGAATTCTGTGAGTTTTACACAAAACGTAATTAA
- the LOC132949006 gene encoding ubiquinol-cytochrome-c reductase complex assembly factor 1: protein MLCVRVRSILAFQSRTVCCVAIKSHGLIYPNNTNFTVAKRHAVTDFIGINTKSKISEFIDRFQIMNPLNKFKYEANSWILYEKLVDQIPFDQIMIKLDLPDTFNSWFIITELHLWMIFVRFMNEGTQGTMIRNFIMEALWNDVEFRSKKLATVSADVRHRQIKELSDQLRGALVGYDEGWLSNDMVLANMVWRRIFNKECNDPEKIELVVKYIRKQMSILQLQTFDSLFTKKDVKWIKFV, encoded by the exons ATG ttgtgTGTGCGAGTAAGAAGTATATTGGCTTTCCAGTCTAGAACAGTTTGTTGTGTAGCTATAAAATCTCATGGCTTAATATATCCAAACAATACAAACTTCACTGTTGCTAAACGCCATGCTGTCACAGACTTCATTGGTATTAatactaaaagtaaaatttctGAATTTATCGACAGATTTCAAATAATGAATCCATTAAATAAGTTT aaatacgaAGCAAATAGTTggattttatatgaaaaattggTTGATCAAATTCCCTTTGATCAAATCatgataa AACTTGACTTACCAGATACATTTAATTCTTGGTTTATTATAACAGAACTACATTTATGGATGATATTTGTTCGTTTTATGAATGAAGGTACCCAAGGAACAATGATTAGAAATTTTATCATGGAAGCATTATGGAATGATGTTGAGTTTCGTTCAAAAAAATTAGCTACT gtaagtgCAGATGTTCGGCATCGTCAAATAAAGGAATTAAGTGATCAATTACGAGGAGCATTAGTAGGTTATGATGAAGGATGGCTTAGTAATGATATGGTCTTAGCCAACATGGTATGGCGTAGAATATTCAATAAAGAATGTAATGACCcagaaaaaattgaattagtAGTGAAGTATATTAGAAaacag aTGTCCATTCTTCAATTGCAAACATTTGAtagtttatttacaaaaaaagatGTCAAATGGATAAAATTTGTatag
- the LOC132949005 gene encoding embryonic polarity protein dorsal-like isoform X2, with the protein MDGPSSNNGRRPTTSPFIKIVEQPASKALRFRYECEGRSAGSIPGVNSSTENKTYPTIQIVGYKGRAVVVVSCVTKDRPYRPHPHNLVGRDNCKKGICTIEINNESMAASFQNLGIQCVKRKDIDEALKVREEIRVDPFRTGFSHKENPTSIDLNAVRLCFQAFLGGTQKGKYSILEPIVSDPIYDKKAMSDLSICRLSDAAASVVGDKEIILLCEKVTKDDIQVRFFEENDGKCIWEDYGVFKASDVHKQVAIWFKTPKYKTTEIDNPVNVWIQLKRPSDGMCSDALPFTFTPDYSDPVMLKRKRQKLSSESELLIQLQSNPIRLIDQSSNFIDGMVDQLSISVPIKEEPETSPNPFSGLYPNSSVLQNSPSYCSKTPSPREYQFPNENSTLLYGPTTLLNTNIQLPTGIQTSGCTITKVCPTVNSHNPTSQKCSTYALPTTITTTPLPCPTDGNNESNLMEATLSCLDSSDLRTLLGDSEHVLSTNLSASLHLTENSVRGESNQEIVVQDNINMSDSFDRIADNTLKEFCEFYTKRN; encoded by the exons ATGGACGGTCCATCATCAAATAATGGGCGAAGACCTACAACTTCACCATTTATCAAAATCGTCGAACAGCCTGCTTCAAAAGCATTGAGGTTTAGATATGAGTGTGAAGGTAGATCAGCCGGGAGTATACCTGGAGTTAATAGTAGCACTGAAAATAAAACCTACCCTACAATTCAA ATAGTAGGTTATAAAGGCAGGGCTGTTGTTGTAGTATCATGTGTTACAAAAGATAGACCATATAGACCTCACCCTCATAACCTTGTGGGACGTGATAATTGCAAAAAAGGAATTTGTactatagaaattaataatgaatcaaTGGCGGCAAGTTTTCAGAATTTGGGAATACAATGTGTAAAAAGAAAAGATATTGACGAGGCACTCAAAGTACGAGAAGAAATAAGAGTAGATCCATTTAGaa ctgGATTTTCACATAAAGAGAACCCAACTTCAATAGACTTAAATGCAGTAAGGTTGTGTTTTCAAGCTTTTCTTGGCGGTACACAAAAAGGAAAATATAGTATTCTTGAACCAATTGTATCAGATCCAATTTATGATAAAA aagcGATGTCGGATTTATCGATATGTAGATTAAGTGATGCAGCAGCTTCGGTTGTAGGTGATAaagaaatcatattattatgtgaaaaagtaacaaaag ATGATATCCAAGTAAGATTTTTTGAGGAAAACGATGGTAAGTGCATTTGGGAAGACTATGGTGTTTTTAAAGCTTCAGATGTACATAAACAAGTGGCTATTTGGTTTAAGACTCCAAAATATAAGACAACAgag attgaCAATCCAGTTAATGTATGGATTCAGTTAAAAAGACCTTCGGATGGCATGTGTAGTGACGCTCTCCCATTTACGTTCACTCCGGATTATTCAG ATCCGGTCATGTTGAAAAGGAAAAGACAGAAATTATCTAGCGAAAGTGAACTTTTGATTCAATTACAGAGTAACCCTATTa GGCTTATAGATCAGTCATCTAATTTTATTGATGGAATGGTTGACCAATTGTCAATTTCTGTACCAATCAAAGAAGAACCAG aaaCTAGTCCTAATCCCTTTAGTGGTTTATATCCTAATTCGAGCGTTCTTCAAAATTCGCCTTCGTATTGCTCTAAAACACCTTCACCACGTGAATATCAATTCCCAAATGAAAATTCTACCTTATTGTATGGGCCGACTACATTACTGAATACCAATATTCAACTACCTACAG GAATTCAAACTAGTGGGTGCACTATTACAAAAGTGTGTCCTACAGTTAATAGTCATAATCCAACATCTCAAAAATGCTCTACTTATGCTCTACCAACTACCATAACTACAACACCTTTACCGTGCCCAACAGATGGCAATAATGAGTCTAATCTTATGGAAGCTACATTATCATGTTTAGATTCTAGTGACTTAAGAACCTTGTTGGGAGATAGTGAACATGTGTTGTCAACCAATTTGTCTGCTAGTCTACATTTAACAGAAAATAGTGTTCGTGGAGAGTCCAATCAAGAAATAGTAGTCCAAGACAATATAAATATGTCTGACAGTTTTGATAGAATTGCTGATAACACTCTTAAAGAATTCTGTGAGTTTTACACAAAACGTAATTAA